The following is a genomic window from Planctomycetota bacterium.
GCTACCAGGTCGGGCGCACCAAGTACGTCGCCGTCTTCGGGACCGTGATGAGCGGCCTGGGGAAAGGCATCTTCGCCGCCAGTCTCGCCAAGTTGCTCCAGGACAAGGGCCTCCGGGTCGCCCCCATCAAACTCGAAGGGTATCTGAACGTCGATTCCGGCACGCTGAACCCCTACCGCCACGGCGAGGTGTTCGTCCTGGACGACGGGATGGAATGCGACATGGACCTGGGGACGTACGAGCGGATGCTCGACCAGGACCTGACGCGCGACCATTTCGGCACCAACGGCCAGTTCCTGGGAGCGGTGCTGGAGCGCGAGCGTCGCGGCGAGTACCTGGGACGCGACGTCCAGATCATCCCTCACGTCACGGGCGAGGTAAAGGCGAAACTCAGGCGTCTGGCGATCGAGACGCGGGCCGACGTCGTGTTCGTCGAGATCGGCGGGACGGCCGGCGACTTTGAGAACGTCTATTACATCGAGGCGATGCGCCAACTGGCGTACGAGGAGGGGCAGGGGAACGTCTGTTTCGTCGCCCTGACGCTGGTGCTGGAGCCGCAGATCCTCGGCGAGCAGAAGTCCAAGGCCGCCCAACTGGGGATCAGGCGGCTCATGGAGATGGGCATCCAGCCGGCCATCATCGCCTGCCGGGCGTCCAACCCGGTGACCGACAAGGTGCGAGAAAAAATCTCCATCTATACAAACGTCCCGATGTCGCGCGTCTTTTCGATGCACGACGAGCCTTCGATTTACCTCATCCCGCCCCGCATGCAGCGCGAGCACCTCGACTCCCAGGTGGTCCACCTGCTGGACCTCATGGACCGGGTGAATCCGCGGGCCGAGCAGAAGGCCTCGGCCGTGTGGGACGACTTCTGCCGACGCATCCGCGAGCCGAAGCACGAGGTCGCGATCGCCATCACGGGCAAGTACACCGCCGTCCGCGACAGTTACGCGAGCCTCATCAAGGCCGTCGAGCACGCCGCCGCCGACCATCAGGCGCGGGCCGACATCCGCTGGATCGACGTGACGGACCTGACGGAGGCGGGGGCGGCGAAGGCCCTGGCGGGCGTCGACGGCATGATCGTCCCGGGCGGGTTCGGCACGCGCGGAGCCGAGGGAAAAATCGCCTGCATCCGCTACGCCCGCGAGCACTTCATCCCCTATCTCGGCCTGTGCTACGGCCTTCAACTGGCCGTCGTCGAGTTCGCGCGGAATGTGTGCGGCCTGGCGGGCGCCCACTCGACCGAAGTCCGGTCCGACACGCCGCACCCCGTCATCGACCTTTTGCCGGAGCAGAAGAAGGTGAAGGATCTCGGGGCGACGATGCGGCTGGGCGGCAAGGACGTCGAGATCCGCCCGGGGACGCTCGCCGCGAAAATGTTCGGAGGCGCGGCGACGGCGCGGCTCCGGTTCCGCCACCGGTTCGAGGTCAACCCGGAGTACGTCGAGCGGCTCGAGCGGGGAGGGATGGTCTTCTCGGGCAAGACCCCGGGCCGGCCGATCATGCAAATCCTCGAGTTGCCGGACCATCCGTACTTTGTGGCGACGCAGGCGCATCCGGAGTTCACGAGCCGGCCGCTCAGGCCGAGCCCGTTCTTCCTGGGCCTGGTGGCGGCGGCGCTGGGCCACGAGGCCGTCGGCCCCGCGGAACCGGCCAAGGCGTTCTCATAGTGCGCACGATCGTGCGCTTTAAGCGCACAGACCAGGGTGGAAGTGAGGGAAACCATGGCTGACGAGAAGCAGAAACCCGAGGGGAAGCCCGAACCGAATGGTCCGCCGGCCGGCGAGTCCAGGATTCATGTGGACGCCGACTGGAAAAAGCAGGCCCAGGCCGAGAAGGAGCGCCTCGCCCGCGAGGTCGAGGGCGGGGGCCCGGCCGCCCCGGGGGCCGCCCGCGCGGAGCGCGCGGGTCGGATGCCCGAGGCCAGTTTCTCGACCCTCGTCCAGACGTTGGCGACCCAGGCCGCCTTCTTCATGTCCAGTGAGCGCGACCCGCGCTCCGGCCGGAGCATCCAGAACCTGGACCTGGCGAAACATCACATTGACCTCCTGGCCGTGGTGGAGGAGAAGACCAAGGGCAACCTTTCGGACGAGGAGAAACGGCTGCTCGACACGATCCTGTACGAGTTGCGGGTGGCGTACGTGTCGGCGACGTCGTAGGTGATATTTCGGATTTCGGATTTCGGATTGCGG
Proteins encoded in this region:
- a CDS encoding CTP synthase; this translates as MPEGYQVGRTKYVAVFGTVMSGLGKGIFAASLAKLLQDKGLRVAPIKLEGYLNVDSGTLNPYRHGEVFVLDDGMECDMDLGTYERMLDQDLTRDHFGTNGQFLGAVLERERRGEYLGRDVQIIPHVTGEVKAKLRRLAIETRADVVFVEIGGTAGDFENVYYIEAMRQLAYEEGQGNVCFVALTLVLEPQILGEQKSKAAQLGIRRLMEMGIQPAIIACRASNPVTDKVREKISIYTNVPMSRVFSMHDEPSIYLIPPRMQREHLDSQVVHLLDLMDRVNPRAEQKASAVWDDFCRRIREPKHEVAIAITGKYTAVRDSYASLIKAVEHAAADHQARADIRWIDVTDLTEAGAAKALAGVDGMIVPGGFGTRGAEGKIACIRYAREHFIPYLGLCYGLQLAVVEFARNVCGLAGAHSTEVRSDTPHPVIDLLPEQKKVKDLGATMRLGGKDVEIRPGTLAAKMFGGAATARLRFRHRFEVNPEYVERLERGGMVFSGKTPGRPIMQILELPDHPYFVATQAHPEFTSRPLRPSPFFLGLVAAALGHEAVGPAEPAKAFS
- a CDS encoding DUF1844 domain-containing protein, producing MADEKQKPEGKPEPNGPPAGESRIHVDADWKKQAQAEKERLAREVEGGGPAAPGAARAERAGRMPEASFSTLVQTLATQAAFFMSSERDPRSGRSIQNLDLAKHHIDLLAVVEEKTKGNLSDEEKRLLDTILYELRVAYVSATS